A genomic stretch from Antarcticibacterium flavum includes:
- a CDS encoding DUF962 domain-containing protein, translating to MSNRITSYSEFYQFYLKEHQNQTSRILHFIGTFLVFILLFLAIIQGWGWRWVLIPVVGYGFAWVGHAFFERNKPATFKYPFWSLISDFKLFFEILLGKRSFDSSKD from the coding sequence ATGAGCAACCGGATTACCTCATATTCTGAATTTTATCAATTCTATCTCAAAGAGCATCAAAACCAGACCAGCAGGATCCTTCACTTTATAGGGACATTCCTTGTTTTTATCCTGCTCTTCCTGGCAATAATCCAGGGTTGGGGCTGGAGATGGGTACTCATCCCGGTGGTAGGGTACGGTTTTGCCTGGGTTGGCCATGCATTCTTTGAAAGGAACAAGCCGGCGACCTTTAAATATCCCTTCTGGAGTTTGATTTCAGACTTTAAGCTGTTCTTTGAAATCCTCCTGGGTAAAAGGAGCTTTGATTCCTCAAAGGATTAA
- a CDS encoding DUF2459 domain-containing protein produces the protein MHRLDKIPLLCLFLLLFLPAKAWQQPNEKHSIYVSSISWHTGIIVPAATFPESIWPPEINYKNAAWLEIGWGDMDFFSAKGFNPWHAIKAAFWPTSSAMQIKPIYGPVETAYSNTNLAKLKIDKEQLDKLRNYLLRELKLNEDAKLIPVTAGPSNSYFFKGSSSYYFPKNSNVWVAKALKETGFSLTPIWYQTTGKVVRKAGEFGELVMEKD, from the coding sequence ATGCATAGACTTGACAAAATACCGTTATTATGTCTGTTTCTTCTTTTATTTCTGCCGGCCAAAGCCTGGCAGCAACCCAATGAGAAACACAGTATTTATGTAAGCAGCATAAGCTGGCATACTGGTATTATAGTTCCCGCTGCCACATTTCCTGAAAGCATATGGCCTCCGGAAATTAATTATAAAAACGCTGCGTGGCTCGAAATAGGATGGGGAGATATGGATTTTTTCTCTGCTAAAGGTTTCAACCCCTGGCATGCCATAAAAGCAGCATTTTGGCCTACCTCCTCTGCAATGCAAATAAAACCTATTTATGGTCCCGTTGAAACCGCCTACTCCAATACCAACCTGGCAAAACTCAAGATTGATAAAGAGCAGCTTGATAAGCTGAGGAACTATTTATTAAGGGAATTGAAACTCAATGAAGATGCGAAACTTATTCCTGTGACAGCCGGCCCCTCAAACAGCTATTTCTTTAAAGGAAGCTCTTCCTATTATTTTCCAAAGAACTCAAATGTATGGGTTGCAAAGGCGCTAAAAGAGACCGGCTTTTCCCTAACTCCCATTTGGTATCAAACAACAGGCAAAGTTGTGAGAAAGGCAGGGGAATTTGGGGAGTTGGTGATGGAAAAGGACTGA
- the idi gene encoding isopentenyl-diphosphate Delta-isomerase: MTEEKVILVNESDEQIGLMPKMEAHEKGLLHRAFSVFVFNDRNELMLQQRALSKYHSPGLWTNTCCSHQREGESNIEAGKRRLQEEMGFSTELKDTISFIYKAPFDNGLTEHEFDHILVGKFNDEPELNPEEAAAYKWMPLEEVKEDMKRNPHIYTEWFKIIFDKYYQTIEQ; the protein is encoded by the coding sequence ATGACAGAAGAAAAAGTAATATTGGTGAATGAAAGTGATGAGCAAATTGGCTTGATGCCTAAAATGGAAGCTCACGAAAAAGGTTTGCTGCACAGGGCATTCTCAGTCTTTGTCTTTAATGACAGGAATGAACTCATGTTGCAGCAAAGGGCGCTTTCCAAATATCATTCCCCCGGTTTATGGACAAACACCTGTTGCAGCCACCAAAGGGAAGGGGAAAGCAATATAGAGGCAGGTAAACGCAGGTTGCAGGAAGAAATGGGTTTTAGTACAGAGCTTAAGGATACCATCTCTTTTATATATAAAGCCCCTTTTGATAATGGCCTTACCGAACATGAATTTGATCACATCCTGGTAGGGAAATTTAATGATGAACCAGAATTGAACCCGGAAGAGGCAGCTGCATATAAATGGATGCCCCTGGAAGAAGTTAAGGAAGATATGAAGCGCAATCCTCATATTTATACCGAGTGGTTCAAGATCATTTTTGATAAGTATTATCAAACCATTGAGCAATGA
- a CDS encoding peptide chain release factor 3 gives MKFHDEIKRRRTFGIISHPDAGKTTLTEKLLLFGGAIQEAGAVKSNKIKKGATSDFMEIERQRGISVATSVLAFEYDGTKINILDTPGHKDFAEDTFRTLTAVDSVIVVIDVAKGVEEQTEKLVEVCRMRNIPMIVFINKMDREGKDAFELLDEIEQKLNLTVTPLSFPIGMGYDFKGIYNIWEKNVNLFTGDPRKDIEDTVEISDLNSGELDKLIGEKAANTLRDELELAQGVYPEFDKEAYLEGNLQPVFFGSALNNFGVRELLDCFVSIAPTPRAKDSDSRTVQPDEKDFTGFVFKIHANMDPKHRDRLAFIKIVSGKFERNKPYLHVRHGKNLKFSSPNAFFAEKKEIVDVSYPGDIVGLHDTGNFKIGDTLTEGEELNYRGIPSFSPEHFRYVNNADPMKSKQLEKGLDQLMDEGVAQLFTLELNGRKVIGTVGALQFEVIQYRLEHEYGAKCSYENLNVFKATWVEPQDPKSEKFKDFKRVKSKFLAKDKRGQLVFLADSQFSLQMTQQKYPSIKFHFTSEF, from the coding sequence ATGAAGTTTCACGACGAGATCAAGCGCAGAAGAACATTTGGAATTATTTCTCACCCAGATGCGGGTAAAACCACACTTACAGAAAAACTACTACTCTTTGGTGGTGCCATCCAGGAGGCAGGGGCTGTAAAATCCAATAAGATCAAGAAAGGAGCAACCAGTGACTTTATGGAAATAGAGCGGCAGCGTGGAATATCTGTTGCTACTTCTGTACTGGCGTTTGAATATGATGGTACCAAGATCAATATTCTGGATACCCCGGGGCACAAGGATTTTGCTGAAGATACTTTTAGAACGCTTACCGCGGTGGATAGCGTTATAGTGGTGATTGATGTTGCCAAAGGTGTGGAAGAGCAAACCGAAAAACTTGTAGAAGTTTGCCGGATGCGGAATATTCCCATGATCGTTTTCATCAACAAGATGGACCGGGAAGGAAAAGATGCATTTGAACTGCTTGACGAGATCGAACAAAAACTAAATCTCACCGTTACCCCCTTGAGCTTTCCCATTGGAATGGGATATGACTTTAAGGGAATTTATAACATTTGGGAAAAGAATGTAAACCTTTTCACCGGCGATCCAAGAAAGGATATTGAGGATACAGTAGAAATATCAGACCTTAACTCTGGCGAGTTGGATAAGCTTATTGGGGAAAAGGCGGCCAATACCCTGCGAGATGAACTGGAACTGGCACAGGGCGTATACCCTGAATTTGATAAAGAGGCCTACCTGGAAGGAAATTTACAGCCGGTATTCTTTGGATCTGCCCTTAATAATTTTGGGGTAAGGGAGCTCCTGGATTGCTTTGTAAGTATTGCTCCAACCCCCAGGGCAAAGGACAGCGACAGCAGGACAGTACAACCAGATGAAAAGGACTTCACAGGTTTTGTATTTAAGATCCACGCTAACATGGATCCCAAACACCGTGACAGGCTGGCTTTTATAAAGATCGTGTCAGGGAAATTTGAGCGAAACAAACCTTATCTTCATGTGCGACATGGTAAAAATTTAAAATTCTCGAGTCCCAATGCTTTTTTTGCTGAAAAGAAAGAGATCGTAGATGTTTCTTATCCCGGCGATATTGTGGGATTACACGACACAGGAAATTTTAAGATCGGGGATACTTTAACTGAAGGGGAAGAACTTAACTACAGGGGAATTCCAAGTTTTTCTCCTGAACATTTCCGTTATGTGAATAATGCAGATCCCATGAAATCCAAGCAGCTTGAAAAAGGTCTCGACCAGCTAATGGATGAAGGGGTAGCACAGTTATTCACTCTGGAACTTAACGGAAGAAAAGTAATTGGAACCGTTGGTGCCTTACAGTTTGAAGTGATACAATATAGACTTGAGCACGAATACGGTGCAAAATGCAGCTATGAAAATTTGAATGTGTTCAAAGCAACCTGGGTAGAACCGCAGGATCCAAAAAGTGAGAAGTTCAAGGATTTTAAAAGGGTAAAATCAAAGTTCCTTGCAAAAGACAAGAGAGGTCAACTTGTATTCCTGGCAGACTCACAGTTCTCCCTGCAAATGACCCAACAAAAATACCCTTCAATTAAATTTCACTTTACATCAGAATTTTAA
- a CDS encoding alpha/beta hydrolase, with translation MRVFALLIFFSLFHPLIAQESTSSEENGSMDSFNEINLSIDQYTDGTLTLPPDTLNVPLVIFIQGSGPTNRDGNQPMMKNDGVMKISRELAQEGIASFRFDKRIFKMEKLRIREQDLRFEHFAEDVRNIIKYFREQENFSKIILAGHSEGSLIGILAAGETQVDGFISLAGAGKPIDEIIVAQIAKQSASLSENAQQAFDEIKSQGSTTNYSPYLESIFRPSVQPYMASWMKYDPAVELAKLDIPVLIVNGSFDLQVDVEDAKILKEAKPAAQLVILDQMNHIFRKIEGESLENTKAYNEPARPLHPELLPAIVGFIQAIE, from the coding sequence ATGAGAGTTTTCGCGCTGCTTATTTTCTTTTCTCTATTCCACCCGCTTATCGCACAGGAGAGCACTTCAAGTGAAGAAAACGGGAGTATGGACTCCTTTAACGAGATAAATTTAAGTATAGATCAATATACAGATGGTACCTTAACACTTCCACCCGATACTTTAAATGTCCCTTTAGTCATCTTTATCCAGGGGTCTGGACCCACAAATCGTGACGGGAACCAGCCTATGATGAAGAATGACGGCGTAATGAAGATATCCCGGGAGCTGGCGCAGGAAGGTATTGCATCTTTCAGGTTTGACAAAAGGATCTTTAAGATGGAGAAACTAAGAATACGGGAGCAGGATCTTAGGTTTGAACATTTTGCTGAAGATGTAAGAAATATCATTAAATATTTTCGGGAACAGGAAAATTTCAGCAAGATCATCCTTGCGGGTCATAGTGAAGGCTCTTTAATAGGTATTCTGGCTGCCGGGGAAACACAGGTGGATGGATTCATCTCCCTTGCAGGTGCAGGGAAACCTATTGATGAGATCATAGTAGCGCAAATCGCCAAGCAATCGGCATCTTTATCAGAAAACGCACAGCAAGCCTTTGATGAAATAAAATCGCAAGGCAGCACCACGAATTACAGTCCATATTTGGAAAGCATCTTCAGGCCCTCTGTACAGCCTTATATGGCTTCGTGGATGAAGTACGACCCTGCAGTGGAATTGGCTAAGCTTGATATTCCTGTACTTATTGTAAATGGGAGTTTTGACCTGCAGGTAGATGTGGAAGACGCCAAAATCCTGAAGGAAGCCAAACCCGCTGCCCAGCTGGTGATCCTGGATCAAATGAACCACATCTTCAGAAAAATTGAAGGAGAAAGCCTGGAAAACACCAAGGCTTACAATGAACCCGCACGCCCCCTCCACCCGGAACTCCTTCCCGCTATTGTAGGTTTCATACAGGCGATAGAGTAG
- a CDS encoding DUF819 family protein, producing the protein MEETPIFTNDAIVLGVLMIALGFVFYTSSQKEGFWKKFYSVVPALLMCYLIPAIFNSLGIIEDSTSQLYFIASRYLLPASLVLMTLSIDLKAIFNLGPKALIMFFTGTAGIIIGGPLAILLISTFSPETVGGVGPDAVWRGLSTLAGSWIGGGANQAAMLEIYEYNPDLYGGMVLVDIVVANLWMAIILFGIGRNEKIDSWLKADDSAITDLKNKVANYAASVTRNPSLADLMIMLAIAFGAVGVAHWGADWISAVLVENFEVFNDKKSALASFASSFFWMISIATMIGIVLSFTKFKTYEGAGASKIGSVFIYILVATIGMKMDLTMVFDNPGLIGIGLVWMGIHAGLLILVAKLIKAPYFFLAVGSQANVGGAASAPVVAAAFHPSLATVGVLLAVFGYVVGTYGAILTTILMQLAAGS; encoded by the coding sequence ATGGAAGAAACCCCTATATTTACCAATGATGCTATTGTATTAGGTGTACTAATGATTGCGTTGGGATTTGTATTTTATACCTCCTCCCAAAAAGAAGGATTCTGGAAAAAGTTTTACTCGGTAGTTCCGGCACTGCTTATGTGCTACCTCATCCCGGCCATCTTCAATTCGCTGGGGATTATAGAAGATTCTACCTCACAGCTTTATTTTATTGCCAGCAGATATTTATTACCGGCATCCCTTGTTTTAATGACACTTAGCATAGATCTCAAGGCTATTTTTAATTTGGGTCCAAAAGCCCTTATTATGTTCTTTACAGGTACAGCAGGGATCATAATTGGAGGCCCCCTGGCCATTCTTCTTATCTCCACATTTTCTCCTGAAACTGTTGGCGGCGTAGGGCCCGATGCGGTTTGGAGAGGTTTATCTACCCTGGCAGGAAGCTGGATAGGTGGCGGTGCAAACCAGGCCGCTATGCTGGAGATCTATGAATACAACCCCGATCTTTACGGGGGAATGGTATTGGTAGATATCGTAGTAGCCAATTTATGGATGGCCATTATCCTCTTTGGAATAGGCCGAAATGAAAAAATAGACAGCTGGTTAAAAGCAGATGATTCAGCTATTACCGATCTAAAAAATAAGGTTGCAAATTACGCAGCTAGCGTTACCCGCAACCCTTCCCTTGCAGATCTTATGATCATGCTGGCCATTGCTTTTGGGGCAGTGGGCGTTGCACACTGGGGTGCAGACTGGATCTCGGCCGTACTGGTGGAGAATTTTGAAGTCTTCAATGATAAGAAGAGTGCCCTGGCATCTTTCGCCTCCTCTTTTTTCTGGATGATCTCTATTGCCACAATGATTGGAATAGTCCTCTCCTTTACAAAATTTAAAACCTACGAAGGTGCAGGGGCCAGTAAGATAGGTAGTGTATTCATCTATATCCTTGTGGCCACGATAGGGATGAAAATGGACCTTACAATGGTATTCGATAACCCCGGCCTAATTGGTATTGGGCTTGTTTGGATGGGGATACATGCAGGTTTATTGATCCTGGTGGCAAAGTTGATCAAAGCTCCTTATTTCTTCCTGGCGGTGGGAAGCCAGGCAAATGTGGGAGGAGCAGCCAGTGCCCCTGTTGTAGCGGCAGCCTTTCATCCCTCCCTGGCCACTGTAGGAGTTCTCCTGGCAGTATTTGGTTATGTAGTGGGCACCTATGGTGCAATCCTCACAACAATTTTAATGCAATTGGCTGCCGGGAGTTAG
- a CDS encoding Arc family DNA binding domain-containing protein produces the protein MSKKKAFALRLNEELLKAMEKWASDEFRSTNGQIEYVLSRALKEAKRHPHSKKEKE, from the coding sequence ATGAGTAAAAAGAAAGCCTTTGCATTACGACTGAATGAAGAGCTGCTTAAAGCTATGGAAAAATGGGCTTCAGATGAATTTAGAAGCACCAATGGACAGATAGAATACGTACTTTCAAGGGCCCTAAAAGAAGCAAAGAGACATCCTCACTCTAAAAAAGAAAAGGAATAA
- a CDS encoding DUF3467 domain-containing protein: protein MSEEKKPKKGQINIELDEKVAEGTYSNLAIINHSVSEFVVDFVSIMPGTPKSKVKSRIILTPQHAKRLLKALGDNVQRFEKAHGEIKDYEQPPIPLNFGPTGQA from the coding sequence ATGAGCGAAGAAAAAAAACCTAAAAAAGGACAGATCAATATAGAACTGGATGAAAAAGTAGCAGAAGGCACATATTCCAATCTTGCAATAATTAACCACTCAGTTTCAGAGTTTGTAGTGGATTTTGTGAGTATTATGCCGGGAACACCTAAAAGTAAGGTGAAGTCCAGGATCATACTAACCCCGCAACATGCGAAACGTCTTTTAAAGGCACTGGGAGATAATGTGCAACGATTTGAAAAGGCCCATGGGGAAATAAAAGATTATGAACAGCCGCCAATTCCTTTGAATTTTGGACCTACGGGACAGGCTTAA
- a CDS encoding DUF4369 domain-containing protein, whose protein sequence is MKKICLLFVLILTAAACSKKESNLIVKGNIEGLKKGVLYLQKIEDTLLVNVDSVVIRGDANFILEDYISSPQMMYLYLDKVDNLDYEERIEFFAEEGEITVITSLKNFETDAKVIGSANQEKLDEYKKMMRRFNDRNLELIQQNFEAQRDENEDLLMATNQEYDRLLKRKYLYTVNFAINNKDLELAPYLALSEVFDANIKYLDTIFNSMTPEVKKSRYGKELKDFLKERRKLEKEEANIEEQ, encoded by the coding sequence ATGAAGAAAATTTGCTTGTTATTTGTTCTTATCCTTACAGCAGCAGCCTGCTCTAAAAAGGAAAGCAACCTTATTGTTAAGGGTAATATAGAAGGTCTTAAAAAGGGTGTTCTATACCTTCAAAAGATTGAGGACACCCTGCTGGTAAATGTGGATTCTGTAGTCATTCGAGGTGATGCAAATTTCATTCTTGAAGACTACATAAGCAGTCCGCAAATGATGTACCTATACCTGGATAAGGTAGATAACCTGGATTATGAAGAGAGGATAGAATTCTTTGCTGAAGAAGGAGAAATTACCGTCATTACCTCACTTAAAAATTTTGAAACCGATGCCAAGGTTATTGGTTCAGCAAATCAGGAAAAACTGGATGAATATAAAAAAATGATGAGAAGGTTCAATGACAGGAACCTGGAACTTATTCAGCAGAATTTTGAGGCGCAACGCGATGAGAATGAAGATCTCCTTATGGCGACAAATCAGGAATACGACAGGTTGTTAAAACGAAAATATCTTTACACGGTGAATTTTGCCATAAACAATAAAGATCTTGAACTGGCACCATATCTGGCCCTTTCTGAAGTGTTTGATGCTAACATTAAATATCTTGATACCATATTTAATTCTATGACTCCTGAAGTTAAGAAATCCAGGTATGGAAAAGAATTAAAAGACTTCCTTAAGGAAAGAAGAAAGCTTGAAAAAGAAGAAGCAAATATTGAGGAACAATAG
- a CDS encoding peroxiredoxin yields the protein MKKGDYLPHISLKDKDGKEFYLDSYKGDKAVVIYFYPRNFTPGCTMQACEFRDKYEEFKDLGAEVIGISSDTEASHARFVEKFKLPFVFLSDPDKKARKAFGVQSSLLGLVLGRETFLFDKEGKLQMRYNNLKAAHHTEKALEKLKSL from the coding sequence ATGAAAAAAGGAGATTACCTGCCACATATATCATTAAAGGATAAAGACGGGAAGGAATTTTACCTGGATAGCTACAAAGGCGATAAGGCTGTGGTTATTTATTTTTATCCGCGTAATTTCACCCCGGGTTGTACAATGCAAGCCTGTGAATTTCGTGATAAATATGAAGAATTTAAGGATTTGGGAGCAGAGGTGATTGGGATAAGTTCTGATACTGAAGCTTCACACGCCCGTTTTGTAGAAAAATTTAAATTACCCTTTGTTTTTCTTTCAGATCCAGATAAAAAAGCCCGGAAGGCATTTGGTGTTCAATCATCCCTGCTTGGGCTGGTGCTCGGGAGAGAAACCTTCCTGTTCGATAAGGAAGGGAAGTTGCAAATGAGGTACAATAATCTTAAAGCAGCACATCATACAGAGAAGGCCCTCGAGAAGCTTAAGAGTTTATAA
- a CDS encoding DUF6933 domain-containing protein, translating into MITTIFTSKKLEKITKSLIEDYNEKLPEISKLGKWNATVFYVYRKKCWLVTNSRTRYSVILANVKSSDLSQINRLFKEALHRQMNYDSVSITPEEIDILIGDLRFNPTDNDRRTIGFQNSHLSTLEYRKDQYGMLENWPITQIVHFLNNTYFYWNKPKMTEGTYPVTELRKELETLETDLNTL; encoded by the coding sequence ATGATAACAACTATTTTTACTTCTAAAAAATTAGAGAAAATAACAAAGAGTTTAATAGAAGATTACAATGAGAAGCTCCCGGAGATAAGTAAACTAGGTAAATGGAATGCTACCGTTTTTTATGTATATCGTAAGAAGTGCTGGTTGGTAACAAATTCTCGCACCAGGTATTCTGTGATCCTAGCCAACGTAAAGTCTTCAGATCTTTCTCAGATAAATAGATTATTTAAGGAGGCGCTGCATAGGCAAATGAACTATGACAGCGTATCCATAACTCCTGAAGAAATAGACATTTTAATTGGGGATCTTAGGTTTAATCCTACAGATAATGATCGCAGAACCATAGGATTTCAAAACTCCCATCTTTCTACTCTGGAATATCGAAAAGATCAATACGGGATGCTTGAAAACTGGCCTATAACTCAAATAGTTCACTTTTTAAACAACACCTACTTTTATTGGAATAAACCTAAAATGACCGAAGGAACCTATCCCGTTACCGAATTAAGAAAAGAGCTGGAGACATTAGAAACCGACTTAAATACTCTTTAA
- a CDS encoding PH domain-containing protein, with protein MRVFEERQQFNQWWLYAILGAVLVIILLAIYKNTDGFMDFNNPLLILGLLAATLPIALVLWMQLKTRIDREGIKVVYLPFGSSKKFFPWEEIEECYVRKYNPLLEYGGWGMRGIGNKKAYNASGNLGIQIVTRDKKNFLIGTQQPGEARAVIKNYIHKINTQSNKY; from the coding sequence ATGAGAGTTTTCGAGGAAAGACAGCAGTTTAATCAATGGTGGCTTTATGCGATCCTGGGAGCGGTGTTGGTAATTATCTTACTTGCCATCTATAAGAATACAGATGGGTTTATGGATTTTAACAATCCGCTTCTTATTCTCGGCCTTCTGGCGGCAACCCTGCCAATAGCACTCGTATTATGGATGCAATTGAAAACCCGAATAGACAGGGAGGGAATTAAAGTTGTATACCTCCCCTTTGGTTCTTCCAAAAAATTTTTCCCCTGGGAAGAAATCGAAGAATGTTATGTAAGAAAATATAACCCTCTCCTAGAATATGGCGGCTGGGGAATGAGAGGTATAGGTAATAAAAAAGCCTACAATGCCTCTGGTAACCTTGGCATCCAAATTGTTACCAGGGACAAAAAAAACTTTTTAATTGGCACACAGCAACCCGGCGAGGCCCGTGCAGTAATTAAGAATTATATACATAAGATAAACACACAATCTAATAAATACTAA
- a CDS encoding HAD family hydrolase — protein MDYKIVFSDIDGTLLNKDRELSPATIDAVKSLSNKIPFILISARMPAAMRHLQEELEIGHLPIIAYNGGLIIVDGKTTLSTEIPLEVVEELSRMNEFKCHLSLYHRDEWYVPQSDKWALREINNTKVIPVVRSNDQVIKKWDREEKGAHKIMAMGEIEQIDTIRDYLEEKYPGQLHLYRSKDTYLEIAPSSISKFTAIEMLLKEHFHLSPKEAVAIGDNYNDIEMLRKVGYGVAVGNARQEAMDAANIVCGKSIEDGVAKLLVKIFK, from the coding sequence ATGGATTATAAGATAGTATTTTCAGACATTGACGGCACTTTACTTAACAAGGACAGGGAACTCTCCCCTGCGACAATAGATGCGGTAAAAAGCCTGAGCAACAAAATCCCCTTTATATTAATCTCTGCCCGCATGCCTGCAGCAATGAGGCATTTACAGGAAGAACTGGAAATAGGGCATCTGCCAATTATCGCTTACAACGGGGGGCTTATTATTGTTGATGGCAAGACCACACTTTCTACCGAGATCCCGCTGGAAGTAGTTGAGGAACTTTCCCGCATGAATGAATTCAAATGCCACTTAAGTCTTTACCACCGTGATGAATGGTATGTACCTCAAAGTGATAAATGGGCATTAAGAGAGATCAATAATACGAAGGTCATTCCTGTGGTAAGATCCAATGATCAGGTGATAAAGAAATGGGACCGCGAGGAAAAAGGGGCACATAAAATAATGGCCATGGGTGAAATTGAACAAATAGATACAATCAGGGATTATCTGGAAGAAAAATATCCCGGGCAGCTGCATTTGTACCGCTCAAAGGACACCTATCTTGAAATTGCCCCAAGTTCAATTTCAAAATTTACGGCAATAGAAATGCTGCTAAAGGAACACTTCCACCTTTCCCCGAAAGAAGCTGTCGCTATTGGTGATAATTACAATGATATAGAAATGCTTCGCAAGGTGGGTTATGGAGTAGCAGTGGGAAATGCCCGGCAGGAGGCAATGGATGCGGCCAATATAGTTTGCGGTAAAAGTATAGAGGATGGGGTAGCTAAACTACTGGTTAAAATTTTTAAATGA
- a CDS encoding 6-pyruvoyl trahydropterin synthase family protein, with the protein MKVTVHRKAHFNAAHRLYRKDWDDVKNENVFGKCSNPNYHGHNYDLVVAVTGEIDPETGFVVDMKYLKDLIAAEVETALDHKNLNVEVEEFRDLNPTAENIAVVIWNKLRPHLQEELELAVTLYETARNYVTYTGN; encoded by the coding sequence ATGAAAGTAACCGTTCACAGGAAAGCACATTTTAATGCTGCTCACCGGCTGTACCGAAAGGACTGGGATGATGTCAAAAATGAAAATGTTTTTGGCAAATGCAGCAATCCAAATTATCACGGCCATAACTACGACCTGGTAGTTGCAGTAACGGGGGAGATAGATCCCGAGACCGGCTTTGTTGTGGATATGAAATATCTAAAGGATCTTATAGCTGCTGAAGTGGAGACAGCTCTGGATCATAAGAATCTAAATGTCGAAGTTGAGGAGTTTCGCGATCTTAATCCTACGGCAGAAAATATTGCAGTTGTAATATGGAATAAGCTGAGGCCACATTTACAGGAGGAGCTGGAGCTCGCGGTCACGCTCTATGAGACTGCCCGTAATTATGTGACCTATACGGGAAATTGA
- a CDS encoding GNAT family N-acetyltransferase, producing the protein MIEIKRTNSRDPDLPFLINLLDRDLAVTDGDEHAFYDQFNKIDLIKHVVILYQNEKAVSCGALKEFIPGTMEIKRMFTKRSSRGKGYAGMVLNELEEWAKELHYSRCILETGVRQPDAIALYRKHGYELIPNYGQYEGVENSHCFGKNI; encoded by the coding sequence TTGATAGAGATAAAAAGAACTAATTCCAGGGATCCCGATCTTCCTTTCTTGATAAATTTATTGGACAGGGACCTTGCAGTTACAGATGGAGATGAACATGCTTTTTATGACCAGTTCAATAAAATAGATTTGATCAAGCATGTGGTGATTCTCTATCAGAATGAAAAAGCGGTCTCCTGCGGCGCCTTGAAAGAATTTATCCCCGGTACAATGGAGATCAAAAGAATGTTTACCAAAAGGAGTTCCAGAGGTAAAGGCTATGCCGGGATGGTATTAAATGAACTGGAGGAGTGGGCAAAAGAGCTGCATTATTCCAGGTGCATCCTTGAGACAGGCGTAAGGCAGCCGGATGCTATTGCCTTGTACAGAAAACATGGATATGAGCTTATTCCAAATTACGGGCAGTATGAAGGGGTGGAAAACAGCCATTGTTTTGGAAAAAACATTTAA